In Blastopirellula sediminis, the following proteins share a genomic window:
- a CDS encoding methyl-accepting chemotaxis protein, translating into MSIKRKIIVQVTLSCLALAFIAGLGWRTSSFLLGQLDQVIDEKFVHLIDHEIAPLIEDEMLPVINKDLPELRQMQESIELMLQADRDVHQAIIAEKLALAATDKEKFEVAKATQEENIGQADKRLRLAAEGMNDPEVQVVYDGLMEKFNAWAEASRKIFADAQDPSKKDEVRDASDYGYGLESFSDFRGRLDAVTEAQEASLARTRTKLEAKQERIAQKRAEANAARDEVLATAVQIRAEAAQNIWILCSIGGLAIVAMLVCGWLIARSILLPLDATTKLLDEIAQGDGDLTQRLPENKHDELGRLAGSFNLFVSKIHEIVRELMGDTQTLSNSSNQLNATSGRMTEGARSTQDQSTSVAAAAEEMSVNMESISTSTREMNRTIESVAAAVEEMTSSVVEIARNAENATNTSREASQLVEASNTTVSALGQAAIEIGKVTEVIQEIAEQTNLLALNATIEAARAGDAGKGFAVVATEVKDLARQTATATEDIRQRISRIQESSQNAVESIGKVLTVIHNVDSVSRSIAAAVEQQSIATKEISRNLSSASTNVRGVTVSLEQSTQASTEVSRNIVGVKKSADDAAEDSAKTRDVSLELTRVADKIQKMVGQFRC; encoded by the coding sequence ATGAGCATCAAACGAAAGATCATCGTTCAGGTAACGCTCAGTTGCTTGGCACTCGCCTTCATCGCTGGTCTTGGCTGGCGAACTTCCAGCTTTCTGCTGGGGCAGCTCGATCAAGTCATCGACGAAAAATTCGTTCACTTGATCGACCACGAAATCGCGCCGTTGATCGAAGACGAAATGTTGCCGGTCATTAACAAAGACCTGCCGGAACTGCGTCAGATGCAGGAAAGCATCGAACTGATGCTGCAAGCCGATCGCGACGTTCACCAGGCGATCATCGCCGAGAAGCTGGCTCTCGCTGCGACCGACAAAGAAAAATTTGAAGTCGCCAAAGCGACCCAGGAAGAAAACATCGGACAAGCCGACAAACGGCTTCGCCTGGCGGCCGAAGGAATGAACGATCCTGAAGTCCAAGTCGTCTACGACGGCCTGATGGAGAAGTTCAACGCCTGGGCCGAAGCGTCGCGTAAGATCTTCGCCGACGCGCAGGACCCGAGCAAAAAGGACGAAGTTCGCGACGCCAGCGACTACGGCTACGGACTTGAATCCTTCAGCGACTTCCGCGGCCGATTGGACGCCGTAACCGAAGCCCAAGAAGCCTCGCTGGCTCGCACCCGCACCAAGCTGGAAGCGAAACAAGAACGAATCGCCCAGAAGCGGGCCGAAGCCAACGCAGCTCGCGACGAAGTGCTGGCCACCGCCGTGCAAATCCGCGCCGAAGCGGCCCAAAACATCTGGATCCTCTGCTCAATCGGCGGCCTGGCGATCGTTGCGATGCTGGTCTGCGGCTGGCTGATCGCTCGCTCGATCCTCCTTCCGCTCGATGCGACCACCAAACTGCTGGACGAAATCGCCCAGGGCGACGGCGACTTGACCCAGCGTTTGCCGGAAAACAAGCACGACGAATTGGGCCGCCTGGCCGGTTCGTTCAACCTGTTCGTCAGCAAGATTCACGAAATCGTCCGCGAACTGATGGGGGACACCCAGACGCTGTCGAACTCGTCGAATCAGTTGAATGCGACCTCGGGCCGCATGACCGAAGGCGCCCGCAGCACGCAGGATCAATCGACCAGCGTCGCCGCCGCCGCCGAAGAAATGTCGGTCAATATGGAATCGATCTCGACCAGCACTCGCGAGATGAATCGCACCATCGAATCGGTCGCCGCGGCGGTCGAAGAGATGACCTCCAGCGTGGTCGAAATCGCTCGCAACGCCGAAAACGCCACCAATACGTCGCGAGAAGCGTCGCAGTTGGTCGAAGCGAGCAACACCACCGTTTCGGCTCTCGGCCAGGCCGCGATCGAAATCGGCAAGGTGACCGAAGTGATTCAGGAAATCGCCGAGCAAACCAACTTGCTGGCTCTTAACGCGACGATTGAAGCGGCCCGCGCCGGCGACGCCGGTAAAGGGTTCGCCGTGGTCGCGACCGAAGTCAAAGACCTGGCCCGCCAGACCGCGACGGCGACCGAAGACATTCGCCAACGGATCTCGCGAATTCAAGAGTCGTCGCAAAACGCCGTCGAATCGATCGGCAAGGTTCTGACCGTGATCCACAACGTCGACTCGGTCTCCCGTTCGATCGCCGCCGCGGTCGAGCAACAGAGCATCGCGACCAAGGAGATCTCGCGGAACCTGTCGTCCGCTTCGACCAACGTTCGCGGCGTGACGGTCAGCCTGGAACAGTCGACTCAGGCCAGCACCGAAGTCAGCCGCAACATCGTCGGAGTCAAGAAGTCGGCGGACGACGCCGCCGAAGACTCGGCGAAGACCCGCGACGTCAGCCTGGAACTGACCCGGGTGGCCGACAAGATCCAGAAGATGGTCGGCCAGTTCCGCTGCTAG